The following DNA comes from Capsicum annuum cultivar UCD-10X-F1 chromosome 7, UCD10Xv1.1, whole genome shotgun sequence.
ttTTAGGTGTGGAAGACACAAAAATTATTCAGGTCAAATCAAGAATACATGAAGATTaactatgttgctcagactcttcaaaaatgtcatcgggTGCGtttcggatccttcaaaagtagtccATTTTTagaggatccgacacgggtgcggcaacattttttgGAGAATCCGAGCAACTTAGAAGATTAACACAAGCACACAATATGGAGCAACCACTAGGACTTTTTACTTTAGCGATGAACTCTTTAAGTATTGCAGATATATCAAACAAAAAAGCCAAACAAACTGACCGAGAACTCGCAAAACTGACTCTGCATTCAGAGCTTTGTTCTAGTAGTAAGACCAAAGCACAATGCACGTGATGTGTGTGTTAGGCGTATGTCCCAAGGTTCGATATATAAGGGGAGAAGGGCAACAGGACAACCCCATTATCCATGAACTTCGAACCATAATCAGCTGGCGCTCAGTAATTTCTCGATTACAAATTACTTTGATCCATAAACTAAAGAggtcaaaaacacacctaaattattttaatttcacaAGTTCCATATCCGATGAGTTTTCCACctgaactatcaccaactatttcGCAAAACACACTTAAACTATAAGTTCCACCTGAATGGTGGTGATATTTCAAGTAGAAAAAGGGAACAACTTATAGTCGATGTgtgttttaataaataatttgataGTCCGAGTAGTAAAGTTATGCTACTAAAAGTTCACGTATGAAACTCGAAAAACTGGGATACTCTAGTTGTGCTTTTGACATTTAGGCTCTAACTCTAAATTAAATCTAACAACAATTCAAATATCATTGGCTATGTCCAAAGTAGGTCTAAtagtcaatgaagtgggttgacaACTCGAGATCTCACGTTCAAACTCCAGCAGAGAGAAAAAAATACTAGGCGATTCTTTCTATCTGTGTTAGCCTTGGTCAGGGTGCATCAAAGCTGGTCCGAACGTAACGGTTATAAAAAAAGGCTGACTAACTGCCCTAACTTGCAAAAACTTCTTTCCTAACCTCATAAGTCATACTGtaccacaaaataaaaaatcagacCCTAACACAAGCACCATAAATccaaaaaacagaaaaaataataacatgatcacaaaaaataataatttaaaatcacataTACTTACTgccaaagcaaaaaaaaaaaaaaaagatgtaaaaaataagccccccccaaaaaaaagtaAACCTGGCTCTTGACTTTGAGGTTAATGTGATCAGCAGGCTTCTTGTCATCTTCTTGAGTAACTCCtgacattttttttttcctttgtgtttttactcttttttgttCTCACTATATTTCTGCTTTTCTTTTGCTTGGTAAAAATCCTTCTTATATTAGGTGACTTTATTCTTGGGATTTGTTTGGTTGGAAAAGagttattttgatattaattattttaaattagttattttattacgTGTATGAGATAATTTATTTCACTATTATGATGTAAATAGTGGAATAAATGATCTCAATGCTAACTAATATCTTCAATTAAgtatagaataaaataattctttattatCTTGAGACTATTTATTAgtacttatacctcacaccaaacgactcacGAGAGATTAAATGGATGATTTAGATGTGTTTTCTAATTTTGATCTAACGGATGGCCTTGTTCCGTTGCCTGTACAGTGTCTTTATTTGCCCCATGACCTCGTGATTCTTGTTCACTTCATTTATATTGATGTCGTTACTCGCTCCCACAACCTTGTGATTCTCGCTTACTTTATTTATGCAATGTCATGTTTTGGCCCGATGACCTCGTGGTTCTTGCTTGCTTCATTGATACAATGCTGCTACTTGTTCATTAACCTCATAAATCTCGCTTGTTTTATTGATACGGTATCACTGCTTATCCTAATGACCTCGTGGTTCTTGCTTGCTTCATTGATACAATGCCGCTACTTGTTCACTGACCTCATAAATCTCGCTTGTTCGCTTGTTTTATTGATACGAGGTCATTGCTTATCCTAATGACCTCGTGATTTTCGTTCACTTCATTGATATGATGTCTTACTTTCCCGAATAACCTAGTGCTCCTCGCCCACTCAATCAATATGATGTCGTTACTTGTCTCGATGACCTCGTGATTCTCGATCACTTTGATGATATAATGTCGTTATTTGTCTCAATGACTTCGTGATTACTTGCCTCAATGACTTTGTGATTCTCAATATTTTATTGATACGATGTTTTCATTTATCCCAGTGAAATTGTGATTTTCGCACACTTTATCGGCCATTTACTTTAATAATTGTCATTTGTTACAAGAAATAACTCATAAAATCATAATCAGTTCAATTATTTAAGTTTGATTTGATTATTAACATGCATATTTCAACTCATCAAAATTTTGGATTGATATTTAActcaaatttaataataaaaaatcttatcttattagtattaaaaaaaaaaatcctttgatatcatatatatatatatatatatatatatatatatagtcaaaagataataaataatttaactaGGCAGTAATCCATATCTACACCATCTTAAAAGCATGATTCGTCCATACACGTGCAACACATGTGTCGAGATCtagtaaattataaaaaataaaaatattaaaactttattaaaattgaacaaattaAGTTTCGATTCAAGTCATAGCCTAACTTTGCccaattttgaaaatatatttaactcaatcaattttgatccaactaaattcatcaaatccatctATGTATATAAAACATGTTGGAGAATATGGTAAAAGttgttttttatatataaaatataatatattcgATAGTAAGTTCACAATCCTTTAAATATGCATTTAACAGTTTAATCCTTTGagtttatcaaaaaatatgacttTTAGCCTCCATCAATTATGTGTAGATCACGGTctagaaactataaaaaaaaatcttttaaattctaaaattgcATTCTtctatgaaatttaaaattgcaCTTTTATATGTCAATTAATATTTCAGCAACTTTACATATTCTCAAATTGTTAATAATGctatattcaaatatttaacaaataGATACTCTAATACTAGCATGGTTGGCCAGTTTCTGAATCtttattttgaaaagtgttttttcaaatatatatttatctagCGTAGTAAGTTGTGTTTGcttaattaatttgaatttgttttCCTAATATTAGAACATCAATTTTCGCTTGATCAATTTATTTAACAAAAGAGTCGTTGTtttgtcacttttttttttttttttttgagattttcttccTGTGTCCGATACCcgcattggagtccgactaattgAGATTCGCATCGGGTAGGGGTCCAATCGGGGAAAGCATTTCCTAccaaaatttttttcatattcaggACTCAAAATTGAGACCTCTGAATAAGGAAGGAGCAGCCCATCGTTTTGTTTCTTGTTATTGAAAGTTTACCATTCATTTCAATCCACATGCATGTAGTAATATAGACTTCAGCTGCTAATGCCATTCTACATATTTCTAAGTTAGGCCTCCTTCCAAATGCTTTTGTTTTTTGGAACCCCAACAATCTCGGTCGAAGTATCTGTTCTTCATGTGTCATTATTTGATGAACATTTTGTTGTAACCTGCTCACAACAATATTTTTGGCCTACGGCCACTCTTGTAAAGCGTGACCTAAAATAGCAGAAAGTGTgacctttgatcaaaggctacaTTTTTTGACTTTAGGCCACACTTTTTGGGGGTGGCCTAAAGAGGCGTAACCTTTTATCAAAGGTCACGCTTTTCAAGTGTTGTCATATTTGCTACATTTAAAAATTGTGGTCATTAATGTTTAAAGACCACGCTTTGTAGCTTGTAATTGGCAACACTTTTATTTAATAAAGCTACGCTTACAAGTGTTGTCTTTGTTTTGCTATTGGTCACGCTTCACAAGTATAGCCTTTTGTAGCACCTCTATAATAACACTTTAAAAACGTTGCCTTTGTTTAATTATTGGGCACGCTTCACAAGCGTAGCCTTTCGTAGTACCTCTATCATAACACTTAACAAACGTGGCCTTTTCTTTATTACTAACCACACATAAAAAACGTAGCCTTTTATACATCCTCTATGACAACACTTGTAAAGTGTAAGCATGTTTTAGCCACACTCTTAAAGTGTAGCAATATTGCCTAAAAATTGAAGTGCATAAATCTCACGCATGTATCACTAAGCACATTACATAAacataacaaatatataatctcaCGCATGCACTAATAACCTAATAAATAATTGAAGTGCAtagatttgatttcaaaatcatgtcTTTTACAAAGTAACaagaaaacaacataataaaatattGTATCAAGTTCCACAAAACCAAATGTATATAATAACGtatatcaaatatttcaaaaattcttcatcattcacttCAATCTTGATCAAGTTGAGTTGTGGTGCCCACCATTCAAATTTGAGCCCCCGCATAGATCCTACATATTCAAAATGAACAAACGAAgtaaatacaaatattttttcaatcttgatatgaGGAAGTATGTGAATCCAAAGTTTCTTTAATGCATTCAATCAAGTTAAAAGTTCAGGATTTAAACTTCCTGTGAATTTCTAAGATAAAGTACCTTTTCATGAACTGAAGCATGAGCCGAGCCCGaagattttgaaagattttttccTCTTATAGCTTGTGCATTACTCGTATCAGGTGAAGGAATGTTAGATCCGTCACTCCCTAATATATCTTGAAAATTCAATCCAGGATTGTTTTGCACCAATTGACTAAAAAACTGTCGCATTTCTTGTCTCATTTCACTTATAATTTCTTCCTTCATAGAAGTGACTTCATAAGCATGCTTTTGTTTAAGCTCATTCATTTCCTCCTCTTTTTGCAGAGAAGTTCTTGTCACTGATCTACCATAGCCTCTAACTCGACCAGGCTTCTCCTTTCCAAACACTGCCGTGAATGTATCATCTGGTGTTTTCCCAGCATTTTGATGATTCTCTAGTTCAGACTGtcacaaaagtaaaacaatagctATCACGAGAAGAAATAATGCAGTATATATAAGATATATTTCAAAAGAAGGCTCATCCGTCCCAGGGCAGAAATAATTAACTTTCTTAACAATAATACTCCTGAGAATGAAATCAGTCTCATAAAGACAAAGCAGATTATTTCAGTGCTCCTCAAGACTTAGGAATCCATTCTAAAACAGATTATTTCAATTCCTCAAGACTCAGGATCTGGTAAAGTTGGCAAAAGCTCAACAACTAGTTCCAATCTGCTTTGGCTCATAATTCTGGTAAAGTGAACATATCTGGTAAAGTTGGCAAAAGCTCAACATAGACCAAAAGAAGCAATATGTATTAGAAGCAACTCTCAGTAACTTGATAGATGCAACTGTTGCTTAAAACACATCAACACTCTTAATCAAATATAAGGATAGTAAGGTTCAATCTGTCACTGGCCAATAGAAGATTAGCAATCAGTGAGAATATACACAACTTATAATACAAAATTCAAGTTTTATATTGCAGTAGTGAATAGTAATTTGATTCGATTATGAATAAAAAACAACATAGACAAATTTGAACCaagaaaatgaaaggaaaatCATACCTTGTGTTACTGGAAGGATGAAAGAGAAGACGTGTTGTTGCATCTGTTTAGGGATCGAAGAAAGAAAGTAGAGTCGATCTTCCTAGAGTTCTATTTAATGGCTCACGTACAATTACTATTTTGCTCATAAATAATGTGAGGCTAAGTTAAGGTGTTTGTGTATGTAATATGCCTATCCTATTTGCTCAACATGATTTTTCTGATGAAGGGGATTCATTGAAACCCCTAGCATCCACCTAGCTCAGCCAATGTATCTAGGACAAAACGTGATGAAGAAAATGTAGGGTAATCAAGGTAAGTACTCATGCTGAATCAGATGTTTTTGGAGTAGCAGTTGTTGTTTCTCCAGAGGTTGTTGTTAGTTATCTAAACGTTGTTCTTGCTGAAGTTGATTATTTGGCTGCTGCTCATCAAACTGGCCGTCTGCCTACAGAGGTTGTTGTTGATCATCTTGCGAAGTCCAAATGATATCTTGAGGACTCGGTCTTACGCATCCAGTCAATATGTTATGATATTCTAATGTATCAccatttgatttttagaattcCACCAAATGAAAAGCTTCAACAACTTCAAAGATCTCCACGTCAATGCTCAAAATTCCCTTTTTTCCTTCTCATGTTCCTTCGAATCTTAGTAATCCTGCACCCCTTTATCTAGCTCTCAGCTTAAGATGTTTAGTAATATTTTTCAGCTTGGATATAATCACTGATGCAGATTTCCAAGATGTGAATTTAGCTTCTTTCTTTAAACAAGGTTCCTCAAATAATTTGGATAAATCAAACTTAGCATAAAGGGTAAGTTTTGAGTTTTTCGGATGAGGTTTGAGGCCTAATTGGATGTTCAAAACAAAGATTCAACACGATATGGCTGCGGTGCATTGCATATCGCATTGATGGGTAGCAACATGACGCGTCGCATATCGCATCGATAGAGTGACGCGACGCGTCGCTTATCTCGTCGATAGTATAGTTACACAGAGGAATAAGAATAAAAGGATTAAAGATGAACTTAGCTGCAGTCAAAATCAATTACTTACTATTGCAATTTGGGTATCTGCCTGAACTTCTTTTCCCGTCTTTGTACGAGTAGCAACAAACATTTCAGCCTTTAATGGTTCCTCATTATTTTCTTTGGTCCGTCTCTACAAATGATATCAAATTAAAGTAtaaaaccaaatataaatattttataacaaattaaaaaagaataaaaaatagattttttaaaaaagtattaccAATGCCACGCGTACTCTTCCAAAATTAATAGGTCCCATTCGATGTCTCCACTTttgttttttcctattttgagaaTTTACCTCGCTCAAGGCCTAAAAAAGAgaacataaattaaatatgaaaaatatgtcaagagttatatgcattattttaatCTTACTTCAACTTCTGGAAGCTTTCAATACTCGACCAACTGACATAAGTGAACAGCCGGAACGCCCAGCAGGACGTTTTTCTAGCATTTCTTCAACGGTAAGTCTTTTATCAAAACATCTCCGTTTAACTTCTCTCTTGAATCCCCTCCAAGCATCACGAAGACCATGCATCACCCACTTCTGTCCTTCCTTTGGAATCAGAAATTTTgactatacaaaataaatatattaagacTAGGTTAGTACTAAACATAATATATGTACAAtctcaaatattaatttttcttacatTGACATAATCCCACATATGTTTTTTAGTTTCATCTGGAACAGCATGCCAACTAGTGTACAACAAGTTGATAAATATGGGATTCCTTGCAACTGTTCCGATAAAGTTGCTTAAATTAGAAACTGCCTTGTCAGTTGGTCCCACTGCTTCTCCTAAGTCAAATGTCACCACCTCTCTTTCATCTAAAGTTCTCGCATGAATTTCCTTGCATGTTATTGGTCCTCAAATATTTTTGTTCTGTGGCACTCCTAGATTGATATAATAACCAAGAAATAAGAAACAAATACAATGAGTACTCAAATTATAGGATTCAAGACATACCATTTGTACCACAATCAACATTCATATCGTCATCACTATTTAACCACCCATCCTCACCAATTTCTTCTTGTTCTGCAGGATCATCTAATAGCTTATTATGTTCATTTAGATCTTCAGTGGGCAGAACTGTAACACCATCTATTGTGTCAATATCATGTTCTTTTCCACCACTTATGTGTATCCCTTGTTTTTCTAGAAACTGATCCAGACTACTTGACGGTAGGACTGACTTTCTCTTCACCTGTTTGCAGTTTTCTAGCTCTTTAATAGCATGTTGTTTCTCTTGTTCAACTTGTGATATTCCAATGACATCTGAAGTATTAACAGCgacctttgaaaatccttggaAAATGAAGTTGTGCATAGGTGATTCGACTTCTCTCTTTGTAATGGGCTCTCCAGATTGAGGTTGAAATAATCGTTGTTTgatttgtccttttccagtgatcaTATGTGAAGCATTAATCTCTTCCCTTGCAGAAGATTGACTTATTGACGTGTTAATAGGCAATATACTTTTTCCTTGTTGTGCAATAGACTCCTCAAGATTCTTTCTTTTATGTGTCATCGGTGACTGAGATTTCCTAAttttatcattgtgttctttTGCAATCTGTTCTCTTTTAATCTAATATTCCTTGACTAGTTCAACACTTGAACGGTATTGAGTAACGGAATTCATATTCTTCAGAGAACTTTGAGCTTTGTTCGGATTAGAAACTTTTTTCTTTAGACTTGCTGCCTGCTTCATCCTTACTAACTGAAAATAGAGGCAAAGAATATTAGAGTCACACAAATGATATAAACTTAGCCTTACTAACACAAGTACACAGAATAAAAAGTGGAGGGACACTACCAGTTTTGAGGATGTGGCCTGTTTGACAGAGGTATATAAAGAGATACAAGAAAGAGTCCGAGCAATATAGACGGAAAGTACAGTATGAAAGTATCCCTAGTTATCAGCCAAATGACATGTCTAAGCTAAATATGATCAAACTTAATCAAAAGATTGTTTATCTAAGCTCATAACAGATGCACTGAATAGTCTCACGGAGGTGAATAAAGCAAATGCAGATATATATGTCTCAGTTGCACAATATTATGTATCTCTCTGTTTATTAATTTGTGATGAATGACAGCATTATGTATCTCTCTATTTATTAATCTGTGATGAATGAGCCAGCTGCTATTTCACAACCTGTGTACAGTAAGAATGTTCCAGCAGGCATTCACAATAGCAAATTCATTTTTGTCCCTTTTTTGTCCAGGGGTAGTTCTGTAAATGGGTCAGCTCTTTTAGCTTTCTAAAAGATGTATATGTGTGTATTGCAGGTAAGCCCACATGACTGTAATTTCCAGGTGCTTCAACTCAAAAAGAGCTTACAAATAACTTTAAATTGAGTGTATAAAGTTATTTGTAAGCTCTTTTTGAGTTGAACAGTGGGTTGACATATTAAAGAAACCAACATCTGTTCATGTTGttgaacaaaaaagagaagagaCATTAATTAGCACAAGTTAATTATGAAGAAGAGTATACCAACAACAAGAAGTAAAATTGTtagttatcctaatttttttgaACTAGTATTGTTACGAACGCGGCTGCCGACACCTTTTAAGTTAGATGATATTTCTTCAACTTCCATTACTAATATATATGGTTTTGATAAACTACTTTTTATACAAACAACTACTTTTGATGGTCTCTACCCATCAGTCCTGGGCATTATTACAAGCAAGTATCATACTCACCAACATAAACGAACTAGCAATTAACAACTTTCAAAACAGCAAGGAAAATAAAAAACGAACTAGCAATT
Coding sequences within:
- the LOC107876933 gene encoding uncharacterized protein LOC107876933 gives rise to the protein MTHKRKNLEESIAQQGKSILPINTSISQSSAREEINASHMITGKGQIKQRLFQPQSGEPITKREVESPMHNFIFQGFSKVAVNTSDVIGISQVEQEKQHAIKELENCKQVKRKSVLPSSSLDQFLEKQGIHISGGKEHDIDTIDGVTVLPTEDLNEHNKLLDDPAEQEEIGEDGWLNSDDDMNVDCGTNVARNPIFINLLYTSWHAVPDETKKHMWDYVNSKFLIPKEGQKWVMHGLRDAWRGFKREVKRRCFDKRLTVEEMLEKRPAGRSGCSLMSVGRALSEVNSQNRKKQKWRHRMGPINFGRVRVALRRTKENNEEPLKAEMFVATRTKTGKEVQADTQIAISELENHQNAGKTPDDTFTAVFGKEKPGRVRGYGRSVTRTSLQKEEEMNELKQKHAYEVTSMKEEIISEMRQEMRQFFSQLVQNNPGLNFQDILGSDGSNIPSPDTSNAQAIRGKNLSKSSGSAHASVHEKDLCGGSNLNGGHHNST